GAATCTAGGCAATCCGTGTGATACAAAATCACGATCGTTCGATTTATTTATCGACAGAAAACACAATACAAAGATAGGATGACCATCAATTGATCACTGTACAAGAGTTTCAATGGTACGAGAGGAGGGAAGCCCAATCAATTCCTCTATGTCATCTTCTTAACACATTTAACTCAGATCAAATTTATAATCTGATTTGAataagttgattttaatttggagCTCTAAACTGGTAGTTTGGCTCAAAATCGatttatttgttcatttgataatatttttcatttaccAATGACACTAATTACTTTTACTCTGTCGACAATcattcaatatattatatacatactCAAACGAATTCAAACTAGATATTATagttttgattcaagtttgaattaatattaaattcgTTGTGGCTCATATTGAGCTCACACCTTCAGATATTAAGTTTTCTCGCGTCatccaaattgatttttaaatttaatatcattgattttttcttatatttgatGTGCCGCCttgtatgaataaaaatttaatgcattaaTTAGCTTAACGATTAATTTTCTTGTCTGATTTTTGATGATCCTGCATTTTATAAAGTAGACCTATAACATAAGCCACTTGATGGATGTATAatgatgaaaaattgaaaaacagcaGCTGCTGTGCCCGTTGTTAATTGCGACATTCTAACCTACGATTCTCTGGAAGTCAGAGTCTCAACTACAAGTCCCGCATGTTGCAATATATTCATACAAACCAGCATGCCAGCTCTTCTCAGGAATTTTCCTATGAAAGAGGAATAAATTACAGACCcatttcttataaaatataactatgaatgtcaaatttgaactaCGTTTATCCAAAGATAGGATTGACTGACTGTGTTGAGTAGAATTAAGAGCCTATAAATACATGGCATGGGTTTCCAATATGGAGCATTCAAAAGGGCATCATATAGAGCTCATTCTCTCCAAGGCTTTCAAAAACTTATACCTCAATTGTTTCTCCTAAGTCTCTTAAAAGCAATTTCTCCTCGTTTCTGTGTAGTTTATACCTTGATTTTATCTGATTTCTCATGGAAAAAACAATTGCAGCCCTCGAACCTCCAACTTATGGAAACCTAATTACTGTTCTTAGCATTGATGGAGGTGGAATAAGAGGTGTTATCCCAGGAATCATCCTTGCTTTCCTTGAGTCTGAACTTCAGGTAGAGTGTGCAAACTATTAGCTTTATGTTAGAGTTCAACTATGGCTTTTAATAACCACTTTCTAGATAGAGCACAGTTTATCCACGTAATCACGTTGATGTATGAAGCCTTCATGCATGTCAACAATATCCATCTCGGAAGGCGTGTCTACCATGATACTTAACTGTGCATTTTAACCGTGCGTTGCATCGTCctaatattgattaattaatcaCGCTTGCAGAAGCTTGATGGTGAGGATGCAAGAATCGCCGATTATTTTGATGTGATTGCGGGGACAAGCACGGGCGGTCTTGTGACTGCCATGCTGACTGCTCCAAATGAAAAAAACCGACCCCTTTTTGCGGCCAAAGATATCAGGGACTTCTACTTGAATGAGTGTCCCAAAATCTTTCCCCAACCGAGGTAACATTAATTTTGTTGTCCTTCTGTGAGCATCGGGTTCAAGGTTTCATGTTTAACCACAtgccattttttttcctttcttgtttGTGCAAACAACAGTTTTCCATTATTTACAAACGCAACGAAGGTCATCAAAGCTCTCGCAGGACCGAAATACGATGGAAAGTATCTTCATAGGCTGGTTAAAGAAAAACTAGGAAATACAAGGCTTCACCAGACGTTAACAAATGTTGTGATCCCTACTTTTGACATCAATCGACTCCAACCGACCATCTTTTCCAGCTACGAGGTTCATTTTTCCTTATGAGATCTTCAATATTTCATCCTTTATATTCACGTTCAATGAATGTGTATAATGTTGCTTCAGCGGTCAAAACTATACTTTTTCCAAAAAATGAACATGTGTTTCTCGTGGAATAGGTGAAACAGAATCAAAGCTTAGATGCCTTATTGTCAGACATATGCATAGCAACCTCAGCAGCACCGACTTATCTTCCTGCACACTATTTTGAAACCAAAGACTCGGCAGGAAAAGTGAGAAGCTTTAACCTGATTGACGGTGGCGTTGCCGCAAATAACCCGGTACATATCTACATGATACACTTTCTGCATATAAACATAGcaattaatcttttttctcGGGCATCTGAAATATTAAAAGTCAACTAATCTTGTTCGTTTCTACTTGCAGGCATTGGTTGCTATCGGTGAAGTAACAAAGGTAGTTACTAGGGGAAGTCCTGACTTCTTTCCTATAAAGCCAATGGACTATGGACGGTTTCTAGTTATATCCCTAGGAACTGGCTCGtcaaaagaagaaggaaaatacACGGCGGAAGAAGCAGCAAAGTGGGGTGTACTGGGTTGGTTAACAAGTGATGGTTCCACTCCATTAGTTGATGTATTTACTCAAGCAAGTGCAGATATGGTAGATTTGCACATTTCTGTGGTTTTCCAAGCTCTTCACTCAGAGAAGAACTATCTTCGAATTCAGGTAGCTGCAGCATACATAGAATTTATCATTCaagttattaatttatctaactTTCACAATATTCCATAACTAAAGATcgattattcaaaatttgtgaATGAAAAATACCCAGGATGATAAATTAAATGGGGTGGTATCTTCCGTTGATAAAGCCACAAAGAATAACTTGCAAGACCTTGTCAAAGTTGGAGAAAAACTGTTAAAGGCACCCGTTTCAAGGGTGAATTTGGAATCAGGCATCTTTCAACCCTTGAATAATGACGAGACCAATGAGGAGGCTCTCATAAGgtataaaaattatctaatcatatctTCAAATTTTGTCTTAAGTTTTGTCTtagtcattatgtgattggaaaTCTTTTACCTTGAAGGTTTGCGAAACTACTTTCCGACGAGAAGAGGCTTCGCGAGACTAGGTCACCATCACCCAATTGACAGGCTCAAGATACATCAGAAATTGATTTCTTGGTGTTACAAATAAGGATGCAAATGCACCATCACAGttaattatttgttgatttCTTTGTGTTACAATAAGGATGCAGAAGAAGCTCCACagttaattatttgatgatttcTTTGTGTTACAATAAGGATGCGGAAGAAGCTCCACagttaattatatgttattcaAGCAAACTGTTTAAATAAATCCCAAATTAATGTGGGATATCGTGTAAGGTTTGTATAGCAAGAGGGGTGGACGTAGAATACTGCAAAACTGTGTATATATCCCTCCGTttgtatgatttttaattaGTCATTATATTTGGAAAAATCGCATATATTACTACTCAGTTTAGATTACGATCTCTCTGGTCAGGAATGATGCGAGACCAGGTCAACAGTTTGCATTTTATTGACCCAACTGACTCCTATTCCCTTTAAGATACATTGGGAAGACTGGTCAGAGATTACGAAAGGCTTAATTTCTGTAGTTGACCAATTCTTTGCTTCATATGAGCATACAAAGTACCCATAAGCATAATGTTCAGTGATATGATAAACATGTATAAATTTGGATCCCTTTTATATGAGCTTTCTGATTTGACAAATCATTTTAAAGGATAAATAATTGTAATTGTTTAAAATAGCTCAACTAATtaatcattttacaaattatacaattgtttaatatttaaagcaAAATCACGTTTCAATGCCTTCTTAAAAGGGTAATATTATGCCATTacagaaagttaaaaaaagggGCATTCAGCTGAACgaaattgaatttgatgaattaaaagccagcaattaataattttgagtgAAACAAAAAGCTTTCATATTCGGGactatttgattatttgatgtTGACTGGTGTTATCACCATAAGATTCACAGGTCAATACAGATTGTGATTGTTACCTGCTCTCTGTATGGTTATGCCTCATGGtagatttatttgaaaatatgggAATCTCAAAGACTTTTAACATACTCTGATTTGACAAAGTCCTACACCAAGGAAGATTTATTCAATGGTGATGGGGGTTGGGGGTTGCAATAACTGAAAACCATGAAAAGAGGATGATAGAACGTGGAAAATATTTATGACATTGAAAACTCAAGAATAGGGGAATAGGTGGATGATGTGGACAACATACAGGTGGATGATGTGcataacatgacatacatgGCATGATGATGTGATCTGATATGGCAAAGTGGCATGTGTGACATGGCATGATGATATGACATGATGACGTGGAGTGCGCATATGGAGTTTCTAAACCATGTAAGATGAATTTTTTTAGctagaactaaaattcaaatttccttttttttttttttaactcttctatttaaagtcaattttttatttttatggagtTTTGATTACTAAGTGTGTCTTTTAGTTTAGGAAATAAATA
This is a stretch of genomic DNA from Mangifera indica cultivar Alphonso chromosome 11, CATAS_Mindica_2.1, whole genome shotgun sequence. It encodes these proteins:
- the LOC123229093 gene encoding patatin-like protein 2, encoding MEKTIAALEPPTYGNLITVLSIDGGGIRGVIPGIILAFLESELQKLDGEDARIADYFDVIAGTSTGGLVTAMLTAPNEKNRPLFAAKDIRDFYLNECPKIFPQPSFPLFTNATKVIKALAGPKYDGKYLHRLVKEKLGNTRLHQTLTNVVIPTFDINRLQPTIFSSYEVKQNQSLDALLSDICIATSAAPTYLPAHYFETKDSAGKVRSFNLIDGGVAANNPALVAIGEVTKVVTRGSPDFFPIKPMDYGRFLVISLGTGSSKEEGKYTAEEAAKWGVLGWLTSDGSTPLVDVFTQASADMVDLHISVVFQALHSEKNYLRIQDDKLNGVVSSVDKATKNNLQDLVKVGEKLLKAPVSRVNLESGIFQPLNNDETNEEALIRFAKLLSDEKRLRETRSPSPN